A window from Drosophila miranda strain MSH22 chromosome Y unlocalized genomic scaffold, D.miranda_PacBio2.1 Contig_Y2_pilon, whole genome shotgun sequence encodes these proteins:
- the LOC108158184 gene encoding general odorant-binding protein 56a gives MNRASVVLLLMACLTVLAEGRYGKVNLNLGLTVADEAPRALSEAMVRLCGEQTDISLQQHDLSHPSEHVQCFTHCLYEQMGLVHNGVFVERNLIGLLSDASDLAAWPERQCHAIRGSNKCEPAFRIHQCRQQLKEQHDPEATKEAETTSTPSQADEFLP, from the exons ATGAATCGTGCTtcggtggtgctgctgctgatggccTGTCTGACGGTCCTGGCTGAG GGCCGCTATGGCAAGGTGAACCTCAATCTGGGCCTGACAGTGGCCGATGAGGCACCGCGTGCCCTCAGCGAGGCCATGGTCCGCCTGTGTGGCGAGCAGACGGACATTTCCCTCCAGCAGCACGACCTCTCGCATCCCTCTGAGCACGTCCAGTGCTTCACCCACTGCCTCTACGAGCAGATGGGCCTCGTGCACAACGGCGTCTTCGTGGAGCGCAACCTGATCGGCCTCCTGTCGGACGCCAGCGATCTGGCCGCCTGGCCGGAGCGCCAGTGCCACGCGATCCGAGGCTCCAACAAATGCGAGCCGGCCTTCAGGATCCATCAGTGCCGGCAGCAGCTCAAGGAGCAGCACGATCCCGAGGCCACCAAGGAGGCGGAAACCACCAGCACTCCCTCGCAGGCAGATGAATTCTTGCCCTAG